The genomic segment TGATCTTCGAGCCTCTGGGCGCGGAGGCCCTCCGGGAAATCGTTCGCCTCGAGGTGCGCAAGGTGGAGCGCCGGCTACGCGACCGGGAGCTCACCCTGGAAGTGGAGGACGACGTGCTGGATCTCCTCGCCCGCGAGGGATACGACCCGGTCTTCGGAGCGCGTCCCCTCCGGCGCGTGATCGAGCGACGGGTCCAGAACCCGCTCGCTCAGGCAATCTTGAAGGGCGAGTTCCTGCCCGGGGACCGGATCCGGGTGCTCCTCGGTCGGAGCGACGAGGCGCCGCTCCGGTTCCAGCGCGAGGAGCGCCGCCAGCCGGCGCACGCCTAGGGCTACCTGCCGCGATTCCAGCGATTTCCGCTTGACGGTCCTCGCGAGTGGACGGTAGCGTCCGCCCCGCGTCACGTGGGACGCCCACCTTCCAGGATCACGTCATGGCCGTCCGGGGTATCATGCACCTCTCCGAGTTGCTCAACGAGCGCGCGATCACCCTTTCCATGGGCGCGCGAGACAAGGAATCCGCCATCAAGGAGCTGGTCCAGCTCCTCGAGTCCGCTCACGGCGTGAACACGAAGGGCGAGATCCTGAGCAAGGTCCTCCAGCGTGAGTCCATGATGTCGACCGGGATCGGGAACGGCGTCGCGATCCCTCACGGGAAGACCCGGCTCCTCGACCACCTGGTCGCGGCCTGCGGCGTGTCCCCGCTCGGGATCGAGTTCGATTCCATGGACGGGGAGCACGCGAACCTGTTCATCCTCCTGGTCTCCCCGGAGAGTCTCCGCGGGCCCCACGTCAAGGCGCTCGCCAACGTCTCCAGGCTCCTCAAGGAGGAGTCGGTCCGGACCTCCCTTCGCGAAAGCAAGGACCCGGGTGAGTTCCTGTCGGTGCTTCGGGAGGCGGAAGGCCGGTTCCTCTAACATCCCAAGGCGTTGCCCCGCGGCGTAACGTTCCGTTGACGACCTGCCCGGCGACTTGGTAGCTTTTCGGCACACCACGGCCGTGTCCCCCAGAAAGGAGCATTCCCCAACCATGAAGTGGATGCGTTTTTGGGC from the Candidatus Eisenbacteria bacterium genome contains:
- a CDS encoding PTS sugar transporter subunit IIA gives rise to the protein MAVRGIMHLSELLNERAITLSMGARDKESAIKELVQLLESAHGVNTKGEILSKVLQRESMMSTGIGNGVAIPHGKTRLLDHLVAACGVSPLGIEFDSMDGEHANLFILLVSPESLRGPHVKALANVSRLLKEESVRTSLRESKDPGEFLSVLREAEGRFL